The following are from one region of the Hymenobacter sp. YIM 151858-1 genome:
- the lepB gene encoding signal peptidase I, producing the protein MAVTFWKKKPAEQPTKPKGFWREWGDAILFAVVAATLIRWATFEAYTIPTPSMEHSLLVGDYLFVSKLHYGPRTPQTPLQVPLTHQTLWGTAIKSYSDLIQLPSYRLPGFSEVKRGDVVVFNVPFEDQHPADLRTNYIKRCVAVAGDVLEIKNQEVFINGKPQPTPPQSQRRYFLDVPQPNDDLKAAFQQQGVVDYYAQGGIPQPNPAFNTPVYMVDMTATTAAFFKKQPYVRSVVNDATEPGKAEADVFPNNPDYPHSTPAPLTNWNRDNYGPLQVPKKGQTVQLTPQNVPLYQKIIQRYERNEGITVANGQILQNGKPLTSYTFKQDYYFMMGDNRHDSLDSRYWGFVPADHIVGKAVLIWMSVDPNAGLGGKIRWSRLFNTID; encoded by the coding sequence ATGGCAGTTACTTTCTGGAAGAAAAAACCGGCCGAGCAGCCCACCAAACCCAAAGGCTTCTGGCGCGAGTGGGGCGATGCCATCCTGTTTGCGGTGGTGGCGGCCACGCTCATTCGCTGGGCTACGTTTGAGGCCTACACCATCCCGACGCCCTCCATGGAGCACTCGCTGCTGGTGGGCGACTACCTGTTTGTGAGCAAGTTGCACTACGGCCCGCGCACTCCGCAAACCCCGCTGCAGGTGCCACTTACGCACCAAACGCTGTGGGGCACGGCCATCAAAAGCTACTCCGATCTGATTCAGCTGCCCTCCTACCGCCTGCCGGGCTTTTCGGAGGTAAAGCGCGGCGACGTGGTGGTGTTCAACGTGCCCTTCGAGGACCAGCACCCCGCCGATTTGCGCACCAACTACATCAAGCGCTGCGTGGCCGTGGCCGGCGACGTGCTCGAAATCAAAAACCAGGAGGTGTTCATCAACGGCAAGCCGCAGCCCACGCCGCCGCAGTCGCAGCGCCGCTACTTCCTGGATGTGCCGCAGCCCAACGACGACCTGAAAGCCGCGTTTCAGCAGCAGGGCGTGGTTGACTACTACGCCCAGGGCGGTATTCCGCAGCCCAACCCGGCCTTCAACACGCCGGTGTACATGGTTGACATGACGGCCACCACCGCGGCGTTCTTCAAGAAGCAGCCCTACGTGCGCAGCGTGGTGAACGACGCCACCGAGCCCGGCAAAGCCGAGGCCGACGTGTTCCCGAACAACCCCGACTACCCGCACAGCACGCCCGCCCCGCTCACCAACTGGAACCGCGACAACTACGGCCCGCTGCAAGTGCCCAAAAAGGGCCAGACCGTGCAGCTGACGCCGCAAAACGTGCCGCTGTACCAGAAGATTATTCAGCGCTACGAGCGCAACGAGGGCATCACGGTAGCCAACGGCCAGATTCTGCAAAACGGCAAGCCCCTGACGAGCTACACCTTCAAACAGGATTACTACTTCATGATGGGCGACAACCGCCACGACTCGCTCGACTCGCGCTACTGGGGCTTCGTGCCCGCCGACCACATCGTGGGCAAAGCCGTGCTGATCTGGATGTCCGTCGACCCGAACGCCGGCCTGGGTGGTAAAATCCGCTGGAGCCGCTTGTTTAATACCATCGACTAA
- the dapB gene encoding 4-hydroxy-tetrahydrodipicolinate reductase, with translation MKILLIGYGKMGQAIEAQAISRGHQIAGIIDPARPETQLSQFGPAEADVAIEFTHPDAAFENVQACLQQGLPVVCGSTGWLHHFPEARALAQDKGGALFYASNYSVGVNLFFHFNEYIAAKMHQFGGYDVQVREIHHVHKVDQPSGTALTVAEGIMRHYPEKKRWRNDPAQAPEELAIISERLSETVGTHVVTYTSPVDGLELKHEAYSREGFAHGAVLAAEWLPGRQGVFGMKDLLGL, from the coding sequence ATGAAGATTCTTTTGATTGGCTATGGCAAAATGGGCCAGGCCATTGAAGCCCAGGCCATCAGCCGCGGCCACCAGATTGCCGGCATCATCGACCCCGCCCGCCCCGAAACCCAGCTTAGCCAGTTCGGCCCGGCCGAGGCCGATGTAGCCATCGAGTTTACCCACCCCGATGCCGCCTTCGAAAACGTGCAAGCCTGCCTGCAGCAGGGCCTGCCGGTGGTGTGCGGCTCCACGGGCTGGCTGCACCACTTCCCCGAGGCGCGGGCTTTGGCGCAGGATAAAGGCGGCGCGCTGTTCTACGCCTCCAACTACAGCGTGGGCGTAAACCTGTTCTTCCACTTCAACGAGTACATCGCGGCCAAAATGCACCAGTTTGGCGGCTACGATGTGCAAGTGCGCGAAATCCACCACGTGCACAAGGTCGACCAGCCGAGCGGCACGGCCCTCACGGTGGCCGAGGGCATTATGCGCCACTACCCCGAGAAGAAACGCTGGCGCAACGATCCGGCCCAGGCGCCGGAGGAGTTGGCTATCATCTCGGAGCGCCTTTCTGAAACCGTAGGCACCCACGTGGTAACCTACACCTCGCCCGTGGACGGCCTGGAGCTGAAGCACGAGGCCTACTCGCGCGAAGGCTTTGCGCACGGCGCCGTGCTGGCCGCCGAGTGGCTGCCCGGCCGCCAGGGCGTATTCGGCATGAAGGACCTGCTGGGCCTTTAG